One window of the Merismopedia glauca CCAP 1448/3 genome contains the following:
- a CDS encoding WecB/TagA/CpsF family glycosyltransferase → MQLIDQTHSLESRDILGMRVDATTYEEATSKITTWAKNRESKSVFAANVHMTMETYDDRTFANIVNSADIVAPDGMPLVWALRALGVKNAEQVYGPNLTLDVCQAAAEREISIALYGGTPTSLVAFTQFLKQRFPNIQIVCQISPPFRPLTIEEDRTYTRQIVASGAQILLVGIGCPKQEIWIAEHKDQISAVMLGVGAAFDFHSGRVKQAPNWMRKIGLEWLFRLIMEPRRLWKRYFKHNPRFVLFFLRQLTLKAIAFVRSLD, encoded by the coding sequence ATGCAATTAATTGACCAAACCCATTCTTTAGAATCCCGCGATATTCTGGGAATGCGGGTAGATGCGACTACTTACGAAGAGGCAACTTCAAAGATTACAACTTGGGCAAAAAATAGAGAAAGCAAAAGTGTTTTTGCTGCCAACGTTCATATGACGATGGAAACTTATGACGATCGCACATTTGCCAATATAGTTAATAGTGCCGATATAGTTGCTCCTGATGGAATGCCTTTAGTATGGGCTTTACGTGCCCTAGGAGTTAAAAACGCCGAGCAAGTTTATGGACCAAATCTGACCTTAGATGTGTGTCAAGCAGCAGCAGAAAGGGAGATTTCTATTGCCCTCTATGGGGGAACACCAACCAGTTTAGTAGCATTTACTCAGTTTTTAAAACAGCGTTTCCCAAACATTCAAATTGTCTGCCAAATTTCCCCACCTTTCCGTCCGTTGACGATAGAGGAAGATAGAACCTATACTCGCCAAATTGTGGCATCAGGAGCGCAAATTTTATTGGTCGGAATTGGTTGTCCTAAACAAGAAATTTGGATTGCAGAACATAAAGACCAAATTTCCGCCGTGATGCTAGGTGTAGGGGCGGCTTTTGATTTTCATTCAGGTCGTGTTAAGCAAGCTCCTAATTGGATGCGGAAAATAGGTTTAGAATGGCTATTTAGGTTAATAATGGAGCCAAGGCGTTTGTGGAAGCGATATTTTAAGCACAATCCTCGCTTTGTCCTATTCTTTCTGAGGCAACTAACGTTGAAGGCGATCGCTTTTGTGCGATCGCTTGACTAA